One window from the genome of Halomicrobium zhouii encodes:
- the pstC gene encoding phosphate ABC transporter permease subunit PstC: protein MSDEAQTPDLSGGRGFQTVRERLYHALFFVCALLSVLTTIAIVLALLTEAVSFFAEVPLLDFLTGTRWSPTIRPVEFGVLPLVFGTVMVTIGAAALALPVGLLTAIYLSEYASPRVRSILKPALEVLAGIPTVVYGFLGLVYLTPALSVIFPSISTFNILSGSIIVGIMIIPMVSSISEDAMSSVPDSLRNAGYGLGATKFEVSTSVVVPSAVSGIVSSFILAISRAIGETMAVVIIVGAKANLPETSSIGGLPFVSPTELFDQFLEPGMTMTVAIVNLAVGDVATQSLAYRSLFAIGLTLFAITLIMNLISDLVAQRYREEY from the coding sequence ATGAGTGACGAGGCACAGACGCCGGACCTGTCGGGCGGCCGGGGATTCCAGACCGTCCGTGAACGCCTCTATCACGCGCTGTTTTTCGTCTGTGCACTCCTGTCGGTCCTGACCACGATCGCGATCGTCCTCGCGCTCCTGACCGAGGCGGTGAGCTTCTTCGCCGAGGTGCCGCTCCTCGACTTCCTCACGGGAACCCGCTGGAGCCCGACCATCCGGCCGGTCGAGTTCGGCGTGCTCCCGCTCGTGTTCGGGACGGTGATGGTGACCATCGGCGCCGCCGCGCTCGCGCTCCCGGTCGGCCTCCTGACCGCTATCTACCTCTCCGAGTACGCCAGCCCGCGCGTGCGGTCGATACTCAAACCCGCGCTGGAAGTGCTGGCCGGCATCCCGACGGTCGTCTACGGCTTCCTCGGTCTCGTCTACCTGACCCCCGCCCTCTCCGTCATCTTCCCCTCCATCTCGACGTTCAACATCCTCTCGGGGTCGATCATCGTCGGCATCATGATCATCCCCATGGTCTCCTCCATCAGCGAGGACGCGATGAGTTCCGTGCCGGACTCGCTGCGCAACGCGGGGTACGGCCTCGGTGCCACGAAGTTCGAGGTGTCCACGTCCGTCGTGGTTCCCTCCGCCGTCTCGGGCATCGTCTCCTCGTTCATCCTCGCCATCTCGCGGGCCATCGGCGAGACGATGGCCGTCGTCATCATCGTGGGGGCGAAGGCGAACCTGCCGGAGACCAGTTCCATCGGCGGTCTCCCCTTCGTCTCCCCGACGGAGCTGTTCGACCAGTTCCTCGAACCCGGGATGACGATGACCGTCGCCATCGTCAACCTGGCGGTGGGCGACGTCGCCACCCAGTCGCTCGCCTACCGCAGCCTCTTCGCCATCGGACTGACGCTGTTCGCCATCACCCTGATCATGAACCTCATCAGCGACCTCGTCGCACAGCGCTACAGGGAGGAGTACTGA